From a region of the Desmodus rotundus isolate HL8 chromosome 7, HLdesRot8A.1, whole genome shotgun sequence genome:
- the LOC112311762 gene encoding ATP synthase subunit f, mitochondrial, whose product MVSAVPLKEKRLLDVKLGELPSWILMRDFTPKGIGGAFQRGYYRYYNKYVNVKKGNVAGVSMVLAAYVLFNYCRSYKELKHERRHKYH is encoded by the coding sequence ATGGTGTCAGCAGTACCATTGAAGGAGAAGAGACTCTTGGATGTCAAACTAGGGGAGCTGCCAAGCTGGATACTGATGCGGGATTTCACCCCTAAAGGCATTGGTGGAGCGTTTCAAAGAGGTTACTACCGGTATTACAACAAGTACGTCAATGTGAAGAAAGGGAATGTTGCTGGAGTTTCTATGGTGCTGGCAGCTTACGTGCTTTTTAACTACTGCCGCTCTTATAAGGAACTCAAACATGAGCGGCGACACAAGTACCACTGA